In a single window of the Desulfallas thermosapovorans DSM 6562 genome:
- a CDS encoding MetQ/NlpA family ABC transporter substrate-binding protein, with amino-acid sequence MKRIVALLCSLALAVVVLAGCGGNNAGDTANNNDAGSSKLVVGATAKPHAEILEVVKPMLQEKGVDLEIQVFTDYVLLNPALKDKQIDANFFQHIPYLDDYNANNNADLVWSVKVHTEPMGVYSNKIDNLDNLADGAKIGIPNDATNGGRALNVLEAAGLLTLREGAGVTATDADIVENPKNLTIQMMDAAMLPRALADLDVCVINSNYALEANLNPVEDAIFMEAKDSPFANIVAVRAEDKDKEAIKKLGEALQSPEVKQFIEDNYKGSVIPAF; translated from the coding sequence ATGAAGAGAATCGTGGCACTGCTGTGCTCCCTGGCGCTGGCCGTTGTTGTTTTGGCCGGGTGTGGAGGAAATAACGCCGGCGATACGGCCAATAACAATGACGCCGGTTCCAGCAAACTGGTGGTTGGGGCCACTGCCAAACCCCACGCTGAGATATTGGAAGTGGTCAAGCCCATGTTGCAAGAAAAGGGTGTGGACCTGGAGATTCAAGTATTCACTGATTATGTATTACTTAACCCGGCTTTGAAGGATAAACAAATCGACGCTAACTTCTTCCAGCACATACCTTACCTGGATGATTATAATGCTAACAATAACGCCGATCTGGTGTGGAGTGTCAAGGTACACACCGAACCCATGGGTGTATATTCCAATAAAATCGATAACCTGGACAACCTGGCCGACGGAGCCAAGATAGGCATACCCAACGACGCCACCAATGGCGGCCGGGCTTTAAATGTTCTTGAAGCGGCGGGTCTCTTGACGTTAAGGGAAGGTGCCGGTGTTACCGCTACCGATGCCGACATTGTGGAAAACCCGAAAAATTTGACCATACAGATGATGGACGCTGCCATGCTGCCCAGAGCTTTGGCGGACCTGGATGTATGCGTAATTAACAGCAACTACGCTTTGGAAGCCAATCTAAATCCGGTGGAAGACGCTATTTTTATGGAGGCAAAGGATTCTCCCTTTGCTAATATAGTGGCGGTTCGGGCAGAAGACAAAGATAAGGAAGCTATTAAGAAACTGGGTGAAGCATTACAATCACCGGAAGTGAAACAGTTTATCGAGGATAATTACAAGGGAAGCGTGATCCCAGCCTTTTAA